From a region of the Ignavibacteria bacterium genome:
- a CDS encoding GAF domain-containing protein, with amino-acid sequence MIASLLKMQFETFSWVGFYVLKGNELVVGPFQGKPPCIRIEVGKGVCGTVAQEKKTLIVSDVDAFPEHIRCDADSRSEIVVPLFQNNTLYGVLDIDSFRLNNFDETDKVYLEEICRNITTLL; translated from the coding sequence ATGATTGCTTCACTTCTCAAAATGCAATTTGAGACGTTTTCGTGGGTGGGTTTTTATGTACTGAAAGGAAATGAACTTGTTGTTGGTCCTTTTCAAGGAAAACCTCCTTGTATTCGTATTGAAGTTGGCAAAGGAGTTTGCGGAACTGTTGCTCAAGAAAAAAAAACTCTCATTGTCTCTGATGTAGATGCGTTTCCCGAACATATTCGTTGCGATGCGGATTCGCGTTCGGAAATTGTTGTTCCTCTCTTTCAGAATAATACACTCTACGGCGTGCTTGATATTGACAGTTTTCGTTTGAATAATTTTGACGAAACGGATAAAGTTTATCTTGAAGAAATTTGTCGAAACATAACAACGCTATTATGA
- a CDS encoding SDR family oxidoreductase: MKIRAHRNIALVTGGARRLGKYISLALAENGFDVVVNFKTSRRDALKTKKEIETLGKQCLLVQADVSNSRDVARMFTSIKKTFGRIDVVVNNAGIFEPSNLFSTTEQRWEKTLATNLKSVFLVSKAAAEIFQRQNSGTILNISSVGGIKAWKGFLAYSVAKAGVIQLTKILARELAPYVRVNAIAPGTIAMSEDDNSYFDNANVIPMNRYGVPSDITSLVVYLATTSQYITGQTFAVDGGKSIL, from the coding sequence ATGAAAATACGCGCGCATCGCAACATTGCGTTAGTTACCGGCGGAGCGAGAAGATTGGGAAAATATATTTCTCTTGCGCTTGCGGAAAACGGATTTGACGTTGTCGTGAATTTCAAAACATCGCGTCGAGATGCGTTGAAAACGAAAAAAGAAATTGAAACATTAGGAAAACAATGTTTGCTTGTTCAAGCAGATGTATCAAACAGCCGTGACGTTGCACGGATGTTCACCAGCATTAAAAAAACATTTGGAAGAATAGATGTTGTCGTGAATAACGCAGGAATATTTGAACCGTCGAACCTTTTTTCAACAACAGAACAACGGTGGGAGAAAACACTGGCAACCAATTTGAAAAGTGTGTTTCTTGTTTCAAAAGCAGCAGCAGAAATTTTTCAACGACAGAACAGCGGAACAATTCTGAACATCAGTTCAGTCGGCGGGATAAAAGCGTGGAAAGGATTTCTTGCGTATTCCGTAGCGAAGGCGGGGGTCATTCAACTTACGAAAATCCTTGCGAGAGAACTTGCGCCGTATGTTCGCGTTAATGCAATCGCTCCGGGGACAATTGCGATGAGCGAAGATGATAATTCTTATTTTGACAACGCCAATGTTATTCCCATGAACCGATATGGCGTTCCTTCCGATATAACGTCGCTTGTCGTCTATCTTGCAACAACTTCTCAAT